A region from the Palaemon carinicauda isolate YSFRI2023 chromosome 16, ASM3689809v2, whole genome shotgun sequence genome encodes:
- the LOC137655551 gene encoding myosin heavy chain, clone 203-like yields the protein MDKLFEKTLPYLALTALCGVAVLREASGNHLRYIFAGVNRDGHDNVFWMDNFLLFVGLGAVLLFGVRQGKRRKTDEEKGDLKRNIRETCVTLKEQVKNLNVIAVDVTKIQVLERKLKETEDCKKKEELESILRFTKQQLEYQAVEDKVRCLEDQKSLMEKQMAAYERSKAELEEKLLQIKEENKDLKKYADEVAQRNDDLNNQVMSLKAHLAKCNCRLVQLQTDADKMHKNLCKVTEEMMEMEKHIKAQAETINRCKNDKEEMQLKVQDLQKEVRFFSQAKQNLECQLQEKDTRLRDQHALLQERDGRLQEITKKANAIDGENNRLQDELRQLQREKEQCLCDLENVKMQKKQKEEINARLQLQISLLMRWRQGVAFGLKKTDDQLANGAP from the coding sequence atggataagttatttgaaaagacTTTGCCTTACTTGGCCCTCACAGCTCTCTGCGGAGTCGCCGTGCTCCGTGAAGCCTCCGGGAATCATCTTCGGTACATCTTCGCTGGAGTCAACCGTGATGGTCATGACAACGTCTTTTGGATGGACAATTTCCTTCTCTTTGTTGGACTTGGAGCAGTTCTTTTATTTGGTGTGAGGCAAGGAAAGCGACGAAAGACTGATGAAGAAAAAGGAGACTTGAAGAGAAACATTAGGGAGACCTGTGTCACACTAAAAGAGCAAGTGAAGAATCTGAATGTGATCGCCGTTGATGTGACAAAGATTCAGGTGCTGGAGCGCAAGTTGAAAGAAACAGAGGattgtaagaagaaagaagaattGGAGAGTATCTTAAGATTTACAAAGCAGCAGTTGGAATATCAAGCCGTGGAAGACAAGGTCCGTTGTCTCGAGGATCAGAAGAGTCTTATGGAAAAGCAGATGGCGGCTTATGAAAGGTCTAAAGCTGAACTGGAAGAAAAgctccttcagatcaaagaagaaaacaaagacctGAAGAAATATGCTGATGAAGTGGCCCAAAGAAATGATGACTTGAATAACCAGGTGATGAGTCTGAAAGCTCACTTGGCTAAGTGCAATTGCCGCCTCGTTCAGCTACAGACTGATGCAGATAAGATGCACAAGAATCTGTGTAAAGTGACTGAAGAAATGATGGAGATGGAAAAACACATCAAGGCACAAGCCGAGACAATCAACCGATGCAAGAATGACAAGGAAGAGATGCAGCTTAAAGTTCAAGATCTACAAAAAGAAGTAAGATTCTTTTCTCAAGCGAAGCAAAATCTGGAATGCCAGCTTCAAGAAAAAGACACTAGACTCCGGGATCAGCATGCGTTGCTGCAAGAGAGAGACGGTCGTCTTCAGGAGATAACCAAGAAAGCCAACGCCATCGATGGAGAAAATAATCGACTGCAAGATGAGCTGCGGCAGCTACAACGAGAGAAGGAACAGTGTCTCTGTGACCTTGAAAACgtcaagatgcagaagaaacaaaaagaggaaataaaCGCTCGACTCCAACTACAAATCTCTCTTCTCATGAGATGGCGCCAAGGTGTGGCCTTTGGCCTGAAGAAAACTGACGACCAGCTCGCCAATGGGGCTCCATAG